AGCTGCACACGGATCTGGTGTGGGCGTCCGGTTTTGGGGAGAACTTTCAGCAGCGAATGTGCTTTTTCGTTGGCCAGGAGCTGATAGTCCAGCTCCGCTTCTTTGGCCCCCCCTTTGGCTTTGGTATAAGCCTTCACCATGTTTTTAGCTCCGTCTTTCTCTAGCCAGTGGATGAGCTTGCCGGATTCGTGTTCAGGCTTGCCTTGTACCACAGCGAGGTAGGTTTTTTGGATGTTATCCTCACGGAAAAGCTTATTCATGCGCTCCAGTGCTTTGGATGTACGCGCAAAAACGGTGATGCCGCTCACGGGCCTATCCAGCCGGTGACACGGGTGTAGAAAAACGTCCCCGGGTTTCTGATATTTCTCCTTGATGTATTCACGCCCCCAATCCGTGAGCGTTTTATCCCCGGTTTTATCTCCCTGTACCAGCCAGCTGGTGGGTTTGCTGAGGATCAGCAGGTGATTGTCTTCAAATAATACGAATGGTTTACTCAAGTTCGTTAAGGTTTTTTACCAAAGGCATCCATCCAAAAGGTGGACAAAATACAAACAATAGAGCCCCAGTAGGAAGAACCTCCCTTAAAACTCACTGATAAAGTGAAACTCTACCTCCGGGAAGTTATCCTGCACCATCTGCAACCAGGCTTTTGACTCGGCCATAAACACCAGTTTGCCTTCTTTGTCTTTGGCAATGTGTCGGTACTTGTCCTTGATAAAGG
This Marinoscillum sp. 108 DNA region includes the following protein-coding sequences:
- a CDS encoding RluA family pseudouridine synthase translates to MSKPFVLFEDNHLLILSKPTSWLVQGDKTGDKTLTDWGREYIKEKYQKPGDVFLHPCHRLDRPVSGITVFARTSKALERMNKLFREDNIQKTYLAVVQGKPEHESGKLIHWLEKDGAKNMVKAYTKAKGGAKEAELDYQLLANEKAHSLLKVLPKTGRPHQIRVQLSKMGCPIKGDLKYGYADPNTDKSIHLHAFQISFVHPVKKEPVTFTSLPHWNEFKSIIHELA